A portion of the Achromobacter sp. MFA1 R4 genome contains these proteins:
- a CDS encoding ABC transporter substrate-binding protein: MKKTLCAAALAALFGMAGAAQADEGVIRIGFITDMSGLSADADGPGGAEAIKMAIADLGGTVAGKKVEVLVADHQNRADIASSRAREWLDQRGVNMLIAGANSAAALAMAKVAEEKKTPFFVVSAGASELTNSQCTPYTVHYVYDTVSLARGTARAMMKEGNKDWFFLTVDHAFGHALERDASKVVQEDGGTAKGRVRHPLNTADFSSFILQAQASGAQVLGLANSASDTSNAVKAANEFGLTPRMKIAGLLVLITDVHALGLQAAQNMYLTTAWYWDQDDASRKWASRFESVMKKKPSMLQAGDYSAATTYLKAVAATQSTDGETIMKWLKANPVNDFFVKDGKIRADGLMVHDMFLMQVKAPAESKAPWDYYKLVARVPGDQVYTSPAESTCRLMKQ, encoded by the coding sequence ATGAAAAAGACATTGTGCGCGGCGGCCTTGGCCGCACTGTTTGGAATGGCGGGCGCGGCGCAGGCCGACGAGGGCGTGATCCGCATCGGCTTCATCACGGACATGTCCGGCCTGTCGGCGGACGCCGACGGACCCGGCGGCGCCGAGGCCATCAAGATGGCGATTGCGGACCTGGGCGGCACGGTGGCGGGCAAGAAGGTGGAGGTACTGGTGGCGGACCATCAGAATCGCGCCGACATCGCGTCGTCGCGGGCGCGGGAATGGCTGGACCAGCGCGGCGTGAACATGCTGATCGCCGGCGCGAATTCCGCGGCGGCGCTGGCGATGGCCAAGGTGGCCGAGGAAAAGAAGACGCCGTTCTTCGTGGTGAGCGCGGGCGCCTCCGAGTTGACGAATTCGCAATGCACGCCCTACACGGTGCATTACGTGTATGACACGGTGTCGCTGGCGCGCGGCACGGCGCGCGCCATGATGAAGGAAGGCAACAAGGACTGGTTCTTCCTGACGGTGGACCACGCCTTCGGCCACGCGCTGGAACGCGACGCCTCCAAGGTGGTGCAGGAAGACGGCGGCACCGCCAAGGGCAGGGTGCGGCATCCGCTGAACACGGCGGATTTCTCGTCGTTCATCCTGCAGGCGCAGGCGTCGGGCGCGCAAGTGCTGGGCCTGGCCAACTCGGCCAGCGACACCAGCAACGCCGTGAAGGCCGCCAACGAATTCGGCCTCACGCCCAGGATGAAGATCGCGGGTTTGCTGGTGCTGATCACGGACGTGCACGCGCTGGGGCTGCAGGCGGCGCAGAACATGTACCTGACCACGGCATGGTACTGGGACCAGGACGACGCCTCGCGCAAGTGGGCGTCGCGCTTTGAATCCGTGATGAAGAAGAAGCCGTCCATGCTGCAGGCGGGCGATTATTCCGCCGCCACCACCTACCTGAAGGCGGTGGCGGCCACCCAGAGCACCGACGGCGAGACCATCATGAAGTGGCTGAAGGCAAACCCGGTCAACGACTTCTTCGTCAAGGACGGCAAGATCCGCGCCGACGGCCTGATGGTGCACGACATGTTCCTGATGCAGGTCAAGGCGCCCGCCGAATCGAAGGCGCCGTGGGACTACTACAAGCTGGTGGCGCGCGTGCCGGGCGACCAGGTGTATACGTCGCCCGCGGAATCGACCTGCCGCCTGATGAAGCAATGA
- a CDS encoding SDR family oxidoreductase, which translates to MKKTETLMNPGALPVDLSGKRVIVTAGAAGIGAALADAFAERGARVHVCDVDDQALAGCRHAWARADVGSRDEIDRYMQTALSHLGGLDVLVNNAGIAGPTAGIADITEEELAATLDINLASQFHTVRHALPALRQAGGGSIINISSVAGRMGLPMRTPYAATKWGVVGLTRSLAVELGPLGIRVNALLPGLVAGPRIERVIAARAKNMGLSVEEQTRLELSGVSLRQFVRAADIANMALFLASPFGAMVSGQAISIDGDLQSLPWQPPAQ; encoded by the coding sequence ATGAAAAAAACGGAAACCCTCATGAACCCTGGCGCCCTGCCCGTGGACCTGTCCGGCAAGCGGGTCATCGTCACCGCGGGCGCGGCCGGCATCGGCGCGGCGCTGGCTGACGCCTTTGCCGAACGCGGCGCGCGCGTGCACGTGTGCGACGTGGACGACCAGGCCCTGGCCGGCTGCCGTCATGCGTGGGCGCGCGCGGACGTGGGCAGCCGCGACGAGATCGACCGCTACATGCAGACCGCGCTGTCGCACCTGGGCGGCCTGGACGTGCTGGTGAACAACGCCGGCATCGCGGGTCCGACAGCGGGCATCGCCGACATCACGGAAGAGGAGCTGGCGGCGACGCTGGACATCAACCTGGCCTCGCAATTTCACACCGTGCGCCACGCGCTGCCCGCGCTGCGCCAGGCGGGCGGGGGCAGCATCATCAACATCAGTTCGGTGGCCGGCCGGATGGGGCTGCCCATGCGCACGCCGTATGCCGCCACCAAATGGGGCGTGGTCGGACTGACTCGTTCGCTTGCGGTCGAACTGGGGCCGCTGGGCATCCGGGTCAATGCGCTGCTGCCCGGGCTGGTGGCCGGACCGCGCATCGAACGGGTGATTGCGGCGCGGGCCAAGAACATGGGACTGTCGGTCGAGGAGCAGACCCGGCTGGAACTGTCCGGCGTCAGCCTGCGGCAGTTCGTGCGCGCGGCGGACATCGCGAACATGGCGCTGTTCCTGGCCAGCCCTTTCGGGGCGATGGTCAGCGGGCAGGCCATCAGCATCGATGGCGACCTGCAGTCCCTGCCCTGGCAGCCGCCGGCGCAATGA
- a CDS encoding MFS transporter codes for MSIPQKSSLDASQLWLLVLAGGVIMGLALGVRHVQGLFLLPVTMDRGWSRETFAIALAVQNLTWGVAQPFTGMIADRFGSAKVIAGGLVFYAAGLAGMAYATTPAGFMWTAGVCVGIALSGTAFAAIYGALSRLVPPERRGWALGVAGAVGGLGQFTMVPAAQWLIGGWGWVAALLGFAVALLILLPLAFPLREPAGRLRDASAPDANLSLTDAMREAFTRPGFWLLNLGFLACGFQLAFIGTHLPAYLMDKGLRASDAVAALAIIALTNVMGTYVCGILGAHHRRKYLLAGLYLVRTAAIALFVLLPLSTWSVYVFAAVMGFVWLGTVPLTNGLISQVFGVRYITTLFGFVFFGHQLGSFMGVWLGGVVFEATGSYDLIWLGAMALGVLSAALHWPIDDREIQRVRPAGAAG; via the coding sequence ATGTCCATCCCTCAAAAATCTTCCCTGGATGCATCGCAGCTCTGGCTGCTGGTGCTGGCCGGCGGCGTCATCATGGGCCTGGCTCTGGGCGTGCGGCACGTCCAGGGCCTGTTCCTCTTGCCCGTCACCATGGACCGGGGCTGGAGCCGCGAGACCTTTGCCATCGCGCTGGCCGTGCAGAACCTGACCTGGGGTGTCGCGCAGCCTTTCACCGGCATGATCGCGGACCGCTTTGGATCGGCCAAGGTGATCGCCGGCGGCCTGGTGTTCTATGCGGCAGGCCTGGCGGGCATGGCTTACGCCACCACGCCCGCGGGCTTCATGTGGACCGCCGGCGTCTGTGTCGGCATTGCGCTGTCCGGCACCGCGTTTGCCGCCATCTACGGCGCGCTCAGCCGGCTGGTGCCGCCGGAGCGGCGCGGCTGGGCGCTGGGTGTGGCCGGAGCGGTGGGCGGACTGGGCCAATTCACGATGGTGCCAGCCGCGCAGTGGCTGATAGGCGGTTGGGGCTGGGTCGCGGCGCTGCTGGGATTCGCCGTTGCGCTGCTGATCCTGCTGCCCCTGGCGTTTCCGCTGCGCGAGCCGGCCGGCCGGCTGCGCGACGCAAGCGCGCCCGACGCAAACCTGTCCCTGACCGACGCCATGCGCGAGGCGTTCACGCGGCCCGGCTTCTGGCTGCTGAACCTGGGCTTTCTCGCCTGCGGCTTCCAGCTTGCCTTCATCGGCACGCACCTGCCCGCCTATCTGATGGACAAGGGCCTGCGCGCGTCGGACGCCGTGGCCGCGCTCGCCATCATCGCCCTGACCAACGTCATGGGCACCTATGTCTGCGGCATCCTGGGGGCGCACCATCGGCGCAAATACCTGCTGGCCGGCCTTTACCTCGTGCGCACCGCGGCTATCGCGCTATTCGTGCTGCTGCCGCTGTCGACCTGGTCGGTGTATGTGTTCGCGGCGGTCATGGGCTTTGTGTGGCTGGGCACGGTGCCGCTCACCAATGGCCTGATCTCGCAGGTGTTCGGCGTGCGCTACATCACGACGCTGTTCGGCTTCGTGTTCTTCGGCCATCAGCTGGGTTCGTTCATGGGCGTGTGGCTGGGCGGCGTCGTGTTCGAGGCCACCGGGTCCTATGACCTGATCTGGCTGGGCGCGATGGCGCTGGGCGTGCTGTCGGCCGCGTTGCACTGGCCCATCGACGACCGCGAGATCCAGCGCGTGCGCCCCGCCGGCGCGGCGGGGTAG
- a CDS encoding ureidoglycolate lyase, with translation MTSNTQIEINDLTPEAFSAFGWMLGKPMPDGNGVPLYTNPATDFWHEHLFNTGAGGDAEVLWVNYRSQSTEIASLEKHLLTQQAIVPLTGSIIQVVARSAADGSPDLSTLAAFRVAQGQGVCMRPGCWHATRVTDAEVTCLMLTRRSTTIDLIQHLTTDASATESAIVAIPAHRLDVPQDLPQSV, from the coding sequence ATGACGAGCAACACGCAGATTGAAATCAACGACCTCACGCCGGAGGCGTTCAGCGCCTTTGGCTGGATGCTGGGCAAGCCCATGCCGGACGGCAACGGCGTGCCGCTGTACACAAACCCCGCCACCGACTTCTGGCATGAGCACCTGTTCAACACCGGGGCGGGTGGCGACGCCGAGGTGCTGTGGGTCAACTACCGCAGCCAGTCCACGGAGATCGCCAGCCTGGAAAAGCACCTGCTGACGCAGCAGGCCATCGTCCCGCTGACGGGCAGCATCATCCAGGTGGTGGCGCGCAGCGCCGCCGACGGCAGCCCCGACCTGTCCACCCTGGCCGCCTTTCGGGTGGCGCAAGGGCAGGGGGTGTGCATGCGGCCGGGCTGCTGGCATGCCACCCGCGTGACGGACGCCGAGGTCACCTGCCTGATGCTGACCCGCCGCTCCACCACGATCGACCTGATCCAGCACCTGACCACCGACGCCAGCGCCACGGAAAGCGCCATCGTGGCCATCCCCGCGCATCGGCTCGACGTGCCGCAGGATCTGCCCCAGAGCGTCTGA
- a CDS encoding cupin domain-containing protein, which produces MATDLTSHYVYLDASGAAAVVTGGDAFWSQSGEDLEKYGRGWLVSEYEFTSDWPQWEMHPGADEIVRLMAGAAELHLEWPTGIQRVKMLAGDAYVIPKGAWHTVKVIEPCRMLHITMGAGTQHRPA; this is translated from the coding sequence ATGGCTACTGACCTGACGTCGCACTACGTGTATCTGGACGCCAGCGGCGCCGCCGCCGTCGTGACGGGCGGCGACGCATTCTGGTCGCAGTCCGGCGAAGACCTGGAGAAGTACGGGCGCGGCTGGCTGGTGTCCGAATACGAATTCACGTCGGACTGGCCGCAGTGGGAGATGCATCCGGGCGCCGACGAAATCGTGCGGCTCATGGCCGGCGCCGCGGAGCTGCACCTGGAGTGGCCCACCGGCATCCAGCGCGTGAAGATGCTGGCCGGGGACGCCTACGTCATCCCCAAGGGCGCATGGCACACCGTCAAGGTCATCGAGCCCTGCCGCATGCTGCACATCACCATGGGCGCGGGCACGCAGCACCGGCCCGCCTAG
- a CDS encoding Arm DNA-binding domain-containing protein, producing MSRGFEGVRPASESSIEIGFFFDGRHCVERIRVKPTAANLKRAADRRAAILEAIARGDFDYDAEFPKRGGKPSQDSA from the coding sequence ATGAGCAGGGGATTCGAAGGGGTGCGCCCCGCGTCCGAGTCGTCCATCGAGATCGGTTTCTTCTTTGACGGCCGGCATTGTGTCGAGCGTATCCGGGTCAAGCCCACCGCCGCCAACCTCAAGCGCGCCGCGGACCGTCGCGCCGCCATCCTGGAGGCCATCGCGCGGGGCGACTTCGACTACGACGCCGAATTTCCCAAACGCGGCGGCAAGCCATCACAGGATTCTGCATGA
- a CDS encoding LysR family transcriptional regulator: protein MKRNFNIHDLRIFYAVVMTGSTRQAAHAMHLTQPAISHAISRLESATGVQLFDRSHKTLRPTEAGQYLYSEAKFVLDELVRIDEALHSIEQFGGRGLRIASSPALALGYAPDAVRRYLDANGTRPFSIDVESSMQVISAVETMRADFGLGAVGRDSTRLSFTPFLRADVMAIAHREHPLAGHDTVAVADIPPDTYVKPLWSDYVVAQGDIADSLLLRSGMQAHMSLVPGTVRAVKGISLVNALSASDIVASFPDLVALPLASRQWFDFLLITRTESRNQDLTARLLDALRATAQARRQGVYAQTIELLA from the coding sequence ATGAAGCGCAACTTCAACATCCACGACCTGCGTATCTTCTACGCCGTCGTCATGACCGGTTCTACGCGGCAGGCGGCGCATGCCATGCATCTGACCCAGCCCGCGATCAGCCATGCGATCTCGCGGCTGGAAAGCGCCACGGGCGTGCAGTTGTTCGACCGCTCCCACAAGACCCTGCGGCCCACCGAGGCCGGCCAATACCTGTACAGCGAGGCCAAGTTCGTGCTGGACGAGCTGGTGCGCATCGACGAAGCCCTGCACAGCATCGAACAGTTCGGCGGGCGCGGCCTGCGCATCGCGTCGTCGCCCGCGCTGGCGCTGGGCTACGCACCCGACGCCGTGCGCCGCTACCTGGACGCCAACGGCACGCGGCCGTTTTCCATCGATGTCGAGTCGTCCATGCAGGTGATCAGCGCGGTGGAAACCATGCGCGCGGATTTCGGACTGGGCGCGGTGGGGCGCGACAGCACGCGGCTGAGCTTCACCCCTTTCCTGCGGGCGGACGTCATGGCGATCGCGCATCGCGAGCATCCGCTTGCCGGACACGATACGGTTGCCGTGGCGGACATCCCGCCCGACACCTACGTCAAGCCGCTGTGGTCCGACTACGTCGTGGCGCAGGGCGACATCGCGGACTCGCTGCTGCTGCGCTCGGGCATGCAGGCCCATATGTCGCTGGTGCCGGGCACGGTGCGCGCGGTCAAGGGCATCAGCCTGGTCAATGCGCTGTCGGCGTCGGACATCGTGGCGTCCTTCCCCGACCTGGTCGCGCTGCCGCTGGCGTCGCGGCAGTGGTTCGACTTCCTGCTCATCACCCGCACGGAATCGCGCAACCAGGACCTGACGGCACGGCTGCTGGACGCCCTGCGCGCCACCGCCCAGGCGCGCCGCCAGGGCGTCTACGCGCAAACCATCGAACTGCTGGCGTAG
- a CDS encoding DUF1254 domain-containing protein, with protein sequence MALAAFLPGCSVTSPDAAGAQSVGIEGITGQQARSIAREAYLYGAPMVASYQAMYAYSLDKTGAHYKGPPNTINPVGTAAAAAANLDPGYLYSYAALDLRAEPVVITVPRIGKRREASLQLMDLYTYRLARFGSSGIGGGTFLIAGPSWKGKTPAGITKVFRSETELATLVGRTQRFSPADQENARRIQMRYKVQPLSAFQKRAAPAPAPVDWAAPVPRAQMYASLAFYDELAFLLQFAPAHASDKGVRERMASLGMRPGEPFETATLNPALRRALQEGMHDAQNDIDKNRAAKGTDTDGLFGGRDALKNDYLSRATGAQMGLFAFGGSSAPPAPARKK encoded by the coding sequence GTGGCATTGGCGGCTTTCCTGCCAGGATGCAGCGTCACATCGCCTGATGCCGCGGGCGCGCAATCGGTCGGCATCGAGGGCATCACCGGGCAACAGGCGCGCAGCATTGCCCGCGAGGCCTATCTTTACGGCGCGCCCATGGTCGCCAGCTACCAGGCCATGTACGCCTACAGCCTCGACAAGACCGGCGCGCACTACAAGGGCCCGCCCAATACGATCAACCCAGTCGGCACCGCCGCCGCAGCCGCGGCGAACCTGGATCCGGGGTACCTGTACTCGTATGCCGCCCTGGACCTGCGTGCCGAGCCCGTGGTCATCACCGTGCCGCGCATCGGAAAGCGGCGCGAGGCCTCATTGCAGTTGATGGACCTGTACACGTACCGCCTCGCCCGATTTGGCTCGTCCGGCATCGGCGGCGGCACGTTCCTCATCGCCGGCCCCTCCTGGAAGGGCAAGACACCCGCCGGCATCACCAAGGTGTTCCGGTCCGAGACCGAACTTGCCACGCTGGTGGGCCGCACGCAGCGCTTCAGCCCCGCGGACCAGGAGAACGCGCGGCGCATCCAGATGCGCTACAAGGTCCAGCCCCTGTCGGCATTCCAGAAGCGGGCCGCGCCCGCGCCGGCGCCGGTGGATTGGGCGGCGCCGGTCCCGCGCGCCCAGATGTACGCCTCGCTCGCGTTCTATGACGAACTGGCGTTCCTGCTGCAATTCGCGCCTGCCCATGCGTCCGACAAGGGGGTGCGCGAGCGCATGGCCAGCCTCGGCATGCGTCCCGGCGAACCCTTCGAGACCGCCACCCTCAACCCCGCGCTGCGTCGCGCCCTGCAAGAGGGCATGCACGACGCGCAAAACGACATCGACAAGAACCGCGCGGCGAAAGGCACGGATACCGACGGGCTCTTTGGCGGCCGCGACGCGCTCAAGAATGACTACCTGTCGCGCGCCACCGGCGCGCAGATGGGGCTGTTCGCATTCGGCGGCAGCAGCGCGCCGCCCGCGCCGGCCAGGAAGAAGTAG
- a CDS encoding FGGY-family carbohydrate kinase — protein sequence MSCVLALDLGGTRFRAALVNGAGHVAHACHIDSPAGASARPGWDDIDADAWWRGLQMLADTLAAQAGPAFDAVQAVAVCGVTRTQIFVDDQGEPIRPAITWRDARAAQDVSQWLASMPTSHPESRQINAFHPWARVAWLLHAEPAHAARVKAVLEPKDYLNFRLTGRMASDTVSMARLHAAAQPHASGPDLLTAVGASPAWVPELLDPLQIVGPVQAGLPGALARLAGRPVVACSNDTWAAVAGLGALRPGYAYNISGTTEVFGAVGAEPVQAQGLMTVDWGGGHHQIGGPGQNGADTVAWLLPLLGRLGEDGMAGVGEAMNELLDAPRDRQPALFLPYLQGERVPYWDPHLRGAFLGLNRRHGPGDLAWAVLEGVAFLNRIVLERAEAALGAPVSEIRFGGGAASSAQWCQVKADICERPVVVGHADQPGILGAAVAAWTALGQHGSFADGQDALARPAQRYEPQPERAHAYRRMYAQFRAAEAALAPVSHVLAGIRV from the coding sequence ATGAGCTGTGTGCTTGCGCTCGACCTCGGCGGCACGCGCTTTCGCGCCGCGCTGGTGAACGGCGCGGGGCATGTTGCCCATGCCTGCCACATCGACAGCCCCGCCGGCGCCAGCGCGCGTCCCGGCTGGGACGATATCGACGCCGATGCCTGGTGGCGCGGCCTGCAGATGCTGGCCGACACCCTGGCCGCACAGGCAGGCCCGGCTTTCGACGCCGTGCAGGCCGTGGCGGTCTGCGGCGTCACGCGCACGCAGATCTTCGTGGACGATCAGGGCGAGCCCATCCGTCCCGCCATCACCTGGCGCGACGCGCGGGCGGCGCAAGACGTCTCGCAGTGGCTCGCATCCATGCCGACGTCCCACCCCGAGTCCAGACAGATCAACGCCTTTCACCCCTGGGCCCGGGTGGCATGGCTGCTGCATGCGGAACCCGCCCACGCGGCCCGCGTGAAGGCGGTGCTGGAACCCAAGGACTACCTGAACTTCCGGCTGACCGGCCGCATGGCCAGCGACACGGTGTCCATGGCCCGCCTGCACGCGGCGGCCCAGCCCCACGCATCCGGCCCCGATCTGCTGACCGCGGTGGGCGCCAGCCCGGCATGGGTGCCCGAGCTGCTGGATCCCCTGCAAATTGTCGGGCCGGTCCAGGCCGGCCTGCCCGGCGCCCTGGCCCGGCTGGCCGGACGTCCGGTGGTCGCCTGCTCCAACGACACCTGGGCCGCCGTCGCCGGCCTGGGCGCGCTGCGTCCGGGCTACGCCTACAACATCTCCGGCACCACGGAAGTGTTTGGCGCCGTGGGCGCCGAGCCCGTGCAGGCGCAGGGCCTCATGACCGTGGACTGGGGCGGGGGCCATCACCAGATCGGCGGCCCGGGCCAGAACGGCGCGGACACCGTCGCGTGGCTGCTGCCCTTGCTGGGCCGCCTGGGCGAAGACGGCATGGCGGGGGTGGGCGAGGCGATGAACGAACTCCTGGACGCGCCGCGCGACCGTCAGCCGGCGCTCTTCCTGCCCTATCTGCAAGGCGAGCGCGTGCCGTACTGGGATCCGCACCTGCGCGGCGCCTTTCTGGGCCTGAACCGCCGCCATGGCCCGGGAGACCTCGCCTGGGCGGTGCTGGAAGGGGTGGCCTTCCTGAACCGCATCGTGCTCGAGCGCGCCGAGGCCGCCCTGGGCGCGCCCGTTTCCGAAATCCGCTTTGGCGGCGGCGCGGCGTCCAGCGCGCAGTGGTGCCAGGTGAAAGCCGACATCTGCGAACGGCCCGTCGTCGTCGGCCACGCCGACCAGCCCGGCATCCTGGGCGCCGCCGTCGCCGCCTGGACCGCGCTGGGCCAGCACGGCAGCTTTGCGGACGGACAGGACGCGCTGGCGCGCCCCGCGCAGCGTTACGAACCCCAGCCCGAGCGCGCCCACGCCTACCGCCGCATGTACGCCCAGTTTCGCGCCGCCGAGGCCGCGCTGGCGCCGGTGTCGCATGTGCTGGCAGGTATCCGGGTCTGA
- a CDS encoding 3-keto-5-aminohexanoate cleavage protein: MKKSRKVIITCAITGSVHTPSMSPYLPVTPADIAQSALDAAQAGAAIVHLHARKPDTGQPTQDPALYAQFLPRIRQESDVVVNITTGGSPVLPIAERMAPALRFKPEVASLNMGSMNFGMYELLERFKEFKHAWEKPYLEGSNDLIFRNTFKDIEHILSSCGDNGTRFEIECYDIGHLYTAAHFVDRKLLKPPFLIQSVFGIRGGIGTHPEDVMMMQRTADRLFGDDYIWSVLAAGRKQTPLATMAATMGGNVRVGLEDSLWDGPGELARSNADQVRRIRRILEDLSLQIATPDDARETLQLKGRGNVAF, encoded by the coding sequence ATGAAAAAGTCCAGAAAGGTCATCATTACCTGCGCCATCACCGGCTCGGTCCATACGCCGTCAATGTCGCCTTACCTGCCCGTTACCCCCGCCGACATCGCGCAGTCTGCGCTGGACGCCGCCCAGGCGGGCGCGGCCATCGTCCATCTGCACGCGCGCAAGCCGGATACCGGCCAGCCGACGCAGGATCCGGCGCTGTATGCGCAGTTCCTGCCGCGCATCCGGCAGGAGTCCGATGTGGTGGTCAACATCACGACGGGCGGCTCCCCCGTGCTGCCGATCGCCGAACGCATGGCGCCGGCGCTGCGGTTCAAGCCGGAGGTCGCATCGCTGAACATGGGGTCGATGAACTTTGGCATGTATGAACTGCTGGAGCGCTTCAAGGAGTTCAAGCATGCCTGGGAAAAGCCTTACCTGGAAGGCAGCAACGACCTGATCTTCCGGAACACGTTCAAGGATATCGAGCACATCCTGTCGTCCTGCGGCGACAACGGCACGCGGTTCGAGATCGAGTGCTATGACATCGGGCACCTGTACACGGCGGCGCACTTCGTGGACCGCAAGCTGCTCAAGCCGCCCTTCCTGATCCAGTCGGTGTTCGGCATCCGCGGCGGGATCGGCACGCATCCGGAAGACGTAATGATGATGCAGCGCACGGCCGACCGGCTGTTCGGCGACGACTACATCTGGTCCGTGCTGGCCGCCGGCCGCAAGCAGACGCCGCTGGCCACGATGGCGGCGACGATGGGCGGGAACGTGCGCGTGGGCCTGGAAGATTCGTTGTGGGACGGGCCGGGCGAATTGGCCAGGTCGAACGCGGACCAGGTGCGCCGCATCCGGCGGATCCTGGAGGACCTTTCCCTGCAGATCGCCACGCCCGACGATGCGCGCGAGACGCTGCAGCTGAAAGGACGTGGCAACGTCGCGTTCTGA